One genomic region from Quercus robur chromosome 4, dhQueRobu3.1, whole genome shotgun sequence encodes:
- the LOC126723686 gene encoding putative disease resistance protein At3g14460 isoform X1, translating to MGKMKNLIKLPIFVVGKHDGSSISELGELQHLSGKLSILNLENVHCINKDTMKVILKDKQDLSKLELKWEHGHGTEDSEKERSMLEQLCPHTKLNSLTIEHYEGTSFPNWLGDCSFSNMVSIVLRNCKYCFSLPPFGQLHALKELKIEGFDRLLGVGHEFYGNDSSTIKPFRSLKYLSFKNMREWQEWIIFEDEVFSCLQWLHISYCPELSKNLPNQLPSLTKLEIRECKQLVASFHWATALHELYFDGKIQLPSDRYYPSLESMIMIGGCDSLWSFPLQFFPKLKFIEIFNCKNLESLLTSTRSHLDLTSLTYLKISRCPTFVSFLSGGICARKLTEIEVFSCKKLKSLPDGMVTLLPSLSSLQLYKCPELDSFPKDGLPSNLKTLTIQYCEKLISCHKEWGLQALHSLRDFIIWSKCEELESFPEEALLPPTLTNFSISSFPNLKSLNGKGFQHLTSLQSLTIWSCDKLQCLLEQGLPTSLSMLQIFGCPLLNQQCEKEIGKDWLKIAHIPYIEID from the coding sequence ATGGGTAAAATGAAGAATCTCATAAAATTACCTATTTTTGTGGTGGGAAAACATGATGGGTCTAGCATTAGCGAGTTGGGAGAGCTTCAACACCTTTCGGGAAAATTGTCTATATTGAACTTAGAAAATGTTCATTGCATTAATAAAGATACGATGAAGGTTATATTAAAGGATAAGCAAGATCTATCTAAGTTAGAGTTGAAATGGGAACATGGTCATGGCACTGAAGATTCAGAAAAGGAAAGAAGTATGCTTGAGCAGCTATGTCCACATACAAAATTGAATTCTCTCACCATTGAACATTATGAGGGCACAAGCTTTCCAAATTGGTTAGGAGATTGTTCATTCTCTAATATGGTTTCCATAGTGCTAAGGAATTGCAAGTATTGCTTCTCCTTGCCTCCATTTGGACAACTACATGCCCTTAAGGAACTTAAAATTGAAGGTTTTGATAGATTATTAGGTGTGGGTCATGAGTTCTATGGGAATGATTCTTCTACAATTAAACCGTTTAGATCCCTTAAGTATTTAAGCTTTAAGAATATGCGAGAGTGGCAAGAATGGATTATATTTGAAGATGAAGTTTTCTCTTGTCTTCAATGGCTTCACATAAGTTATTGCCCCGAGCTAAGCAAGAATTTGCCCAATCAACTTCCCTCTTTGACCAAACTTGAAATTAGAGAATGTAAGCAACTTGTTGCTTCATTCCATTGGGCTACTGCTCTCCATGAATTGTACTTTGATGGGAAAATACAATTGCCAAGTGATCGTTACTATCCATCACTTGAAAGTATGATCATGATTGGTGGCTGTGATTCACTTTGGTCATTTCCATTACAATTTTTCCCTAAACTCAAATTTATCGAAATTTTTAATTGTAAGAACCTTGAATCTCTTTTGACATCAACAAGATCTCATCTGGATCTTACTTCTCTCACTTATTTGAAAATCTCTAGATGCCCAacttttgtatcttttcttagTGGAGGAATCTGTGCTCGAAAATTGACAGAGATTGAGGTCTTTAGTTGCAAAAAGTTAAAGTCACTACCCGACGGAATGGTCACCCTCCTCCCATCTCTTTCGTCTTTGCAATTGTACAAGTGTCCAGAATTAGATTCATTTCCTAAGGATGGTTTACCCTCCAATTTAAAAACACTTACGATCCAGTATTGTGAAAAACTCATTTCCTGTCACAAGGAGTGGGGATTGCAAGCTCTTCACTCTCTGAGAGATTTCATAATTTGGAGTAAATGCGAAGAATTGGAGTCCTTTCCTGAGGAGGCGTTACTACCTCCTACTCTTACCAATTTCAGCATCTCAAGTTTTCCAAATCTGAAATCACTAAATGGTAAGGGGTTTCAACACCTCACCTCTCTTCAAAGCTTGACGATTTGGTCCTGCGATAAACTCCAGTGCTTACTGGAACAAGGCCTGCCCACCTCTCTTTCTATGCTACAAATCTTTGGTTGCCCTTTGTTGAATCAACAATGTGAAAAAGAAATAGGGAAAGATTGGCTCAAGATTGCTCACATCCCCTATATAGAGATTGATTGA